One Xiphophorus maculatus strain JP 163 A chromosome 9, X_maculatus-5.0-male, whole genome shotgun sequence DNA segment encodes these proteins:
- the LOC102229752 gene encoding histidine-rich glycoprotein-like, which yields MKTCVLFLLVVGSVYCAPVEQGGIQAGSCEDPSAVSAAHLALSKINLDRVDGYVFSLHRLSNVHLDRHGENGVVYYLNLDVVETNCSVLSRRDWKKCEARPETEMPVYGQCKAAIYINKPHRVVRLYKYDCVIRPVPSARVTEICPDCSTFIDFGNEQVQKAVSQSLEKFNNESGLNNHFALLKILRASAGMAMHMYYNVEYTIQETECGKYKQSPAGEKCPIMTCEFSHKGFCKASLMKIPGDKEDISVECEIYEQEAADREKKQHLLGDATDHPHNDTHTHPHGKGHDHDKEHGKGHSHGHGHRHGQGGSHEHGQGGSHEHGQGGGRGQSHHGGSHEHGQGHDHGQGGERGHGHGRGQGQGHEHGKGHLRLSEHDHIHDHTKDHSHHDVPHPDDSKHHHTHDHKPGSAYRHGHAHSHDHGLDSDHDHVHAYHAKARNHTGGFPNQHHNYSHPEGTHTHEHDHELALDHDHKHAHLHEHEHHHHHHLHEHEAEPHDEPEGLIRTLPAIDQPMILPSFPDVPAGGPKAGVTLPLRPDPNIPGQTEPTILPFPTSRSAECANPPPGASLVNKLFTEDPLFKPAA from the exons ATGAAGACCTGTGTCCTGTTCCTGCTGGTAGTGGGGAGCGTCTACTGCGCGCCTGTTGAGCAGGGTGGCATCCAGGCAGGTTCCTGTGAAGATCCGTCAGCTGTGAGTGCTGCTCATTTAGCTCTCAGCAAGATCAACCTTGATCGAGTGGATGGCTACGTCTTCAGCCTGCACCGGCTTTCCAATGTCCACCTGGATAGACAT GGAGAAAACGGAGTAGTTTATTATCTGAATCTGGATGTAGTGGAGACCAACTGCAGTGTTCTCAGTAGGAGGGACTGGAAGAAATGCGAGGCTCGTCCCGAAACTGAGATGCCG gtgTATGGACAATGCAAGGCTGCCATCTACATCAATAAGCCACACAGAGTGGTTCGTCTCTACAAATACGACTGTGTTATTAGGCcag ttCCTTCAGCCAGGGTGACAGAGATTTGCCCCGACTGTTCAACTTTCATCGACTTTGGCAACGAACAGGTTCAGAAGGCTGTGTCTCAATCACTGGAGAAGTTCAACAATGAAAGTGGACTGAACAATCATTTTGCTCTGCTCAAAATCTTACGCGCTTCTGCCGgc ATGGCAATGCACATGTATTACAATGTGGAGTACACTATTCAGGAGACTGAATGCGGAAAGTATAAACAGTCACCAGCAGGTGAAAAGTGTCCTATCATGACATGCGAATTTTCA CACAAGGGCTTCTGTAAGGCATCTCTCATGAAAATCCCAGGTGATAAAGAAGACATTAGTGTAGAATGTGAAATCTATGAGCAAGAG GCTgctgacagagaaaaaaaacaacatctacTGGGTGATGCAACTGACCACCCCcacaatgacacacacacacatccacatgGAAAAGGCCATGACCATGACAAAGAGCATGGCAAAGGTCACTCACATGGACATGGGCATAGACACGGTCAGGGCGGGAGCCACGAACACGGTCAGGGCGGGAGCCACGAGCACGGTCAGGGCGGGGGCCGTGGACAAAGTCATCATGGCGGGAGCCACGAACATGGTCAGGGCCATGACCATGGTCAAGGTGGGGAACGCGGACACGGTCATGGCCGTGGACAAGGGCAGGGCCATGAACATGGCAAAGGTCATTTACGTTTAAGTGAACACGATCACATCCATGACCACACCAAGGATCACTCTCACCATGATGTCCCACATCCTGATGACAGCAAACATCACCACACCCATGATCATAAGCCAGGCAGTGCCTACAGGCATGGGCATGCCCACTCACATGACCATGGACTTGACAGCGATCATGATCACGTTCATGCCTATCATGCCAAGGCACGAAACCACACTGGTGGCTTTCCCAATCAGCACCATAACTACAGCCATCCTGAGGGCACACACACCCATGAGCATGACCATGAGCTTGCTTTGGACCATGACCACAAGCATGCTCACCTGCATGAGCATGaacatcaccaccatcatcactTGCATGAACATGAGGCCGAACCACATGATGAACCAGAGGGCTTGATAAGGACTCTGCCTGCCATTGACCAACCAATGATCCTGCCTTCTTTCCCTGACGTTCCCGCAGGTGGGCCTAAAGCAGGAGTCACTCTGCCCCTCAGACCTGACCCCAATATTCCGGGACAGACTGAACCAACCATCCTGCCTTTCCCTACCTCTCGCTCAGCAGAGTGTGCCAATCCACCACCAGGAGCCAGTTTAGTGAACAAACTCTTTACAGAGGATCCCTTGTTCAAGCCTGCTGCATGA
- the LOC102230015 gene encoding fetuin-B-like: protein MSVSFLVLLLALLFHNGKAKVSSQGCNSPDVERMAEEALQQINRDRTDGYILTLNRLYDLSSTSNQEKNGSVYNLTIDVLETKCHSISRKPWKQCEVRGLGDIPVYGECQASIQVDAQVKLESYSCALREVAATAVVHVCPDCPMADNLNEPVIKETAKLALQKFNKESHLVNYFTLENITKASLQWVVGPSYFVEFTVLETECLKETDFSELTHCPAMNCQFAHRGFCIGSHMTHEEAFKNMNPVGKDASSFQKAESVEVKCEIYEPQAATVEEQAHAKAVSGHPEQHHHNHTHLHHHEHVHPVTQGSDITVSNPKGLLGRIVFEPATPRSAPTASSCPGARRHNLGLSSPLL from the exons ATGAGTGTATCCTTTCTAGTTCTGTTACTGGCATTACTTTTCCATAATGGGAAAGCCAAAGTCTCATCACAAGGCTGTAACAGCCCTGATGTTGAAAGAATGGCAGAAGAGGCCCTGCAGCAGATCAACCGGGACAGGACTGATGGATACATCCTAACTCTCAACAGACTCTACGATCTCTCCAGCACATCAAATCAG GAGAAGAATGGTTCAGTTTACAACTTGACCATTGATGTGCTGGAGACCAAGTGCCACAGCATCAGCAGAAAACCATGGAAACAATGTGAAGTCAGAGGTCTTGGAGATATCCCT GTATATGGAGAGTGTCAGGCATCTATTCAAGTTGATGCTCAGGTCAAACTTGAGAGTTACTCTTGTGCCCTGCGAGAAG TTGCAGCTACTGCTGTTGTGCATGTGTGTCCGGATTGCCCTATGGCTGACAATTTGAATGAACCAGTAATCAAGGAGACAGCCAAGCTCGCTTTACAGAAGTTTAATAAGGAAAGTCATCTTGTCAACTACTTCACTctagaaaatattacaaaagcCAGCTTACAG TGGGTTGTTGGACCGTCTTACTTTGTAGAATTCACTGTTCTGGAAACGGAgtgtttaaaagaaactgatttcagTGAGCTGACCCACTGCCCTGCAATGAACTGTCAGTTTGCT CACAGGGGGTTCTGTATTGGTTCACACATGACTCACGAGGAGGCGTTTAAAAACATGAACCCTGTTGGAAAAGACGCCAGCTCCTTTCAGAAAGCAGAATCTGTTGAGGTGAAATGTGAAATCTATGAACCACAG GCTGCCACTGTGGAGGAGCAGGCTCATGCTAAAGCGGTTAGCGGGCACCCAGAGCAACATCACCACAAccacacacacctgcaccaccATGAGCATGTGCACCCTGTCACACAAGGCTCAGACATCACTGTCTCCAACCCAAAAGGCCTTCTTGGCAGAATTGTGTTTGAGCCTGCCACTCCCAGATCAGCCCCAACTGCTAGTTCCTGTCCTGGTGCTAGAAGACACAATCTTGGTTTAAGCAGTCCCCTGCTCTGA